In Centropristis striata isolate RG_2023a ecotype Rhode Island chromosome 8, C.striata_1.0, whole genome shotgun sequence, the genomic window AGCAAGAACCGTTAGCTaactgctaacgttagcatggtAACGCTAACGGCAAATGTAGttacctctctttctctcccgtTTGACTTGTagctgtttcttcttctgtttgttgCTAAATGGCTTTTTCCGGGGCATAGTTATAAAGCAAGCTGGTTAATATATACAGCTGTACTGCGTATTGCTATCTACAGCTTGTCACACTGCTTTCTTCTTGACGTTATTTACATGGGTGAAGTTTCTCGACTCCTACACTTTTCAGTGACGCCATATCCACTGCAGACCGCAGAGAATGGTGGACGAGACCACTTTTCAGCGTTTGCTAACTGCCCGAGTATACAATCTTCTGGATTATATTATTTAGAGGTGACTTTATGATGGGTAAATAGATTCACTCTGAGCACGTTAATACACATGTAGCAAGGTAATGTTGTTAAAACTGACAGTAAGTATCCCTCCTCCTTAATGGTACAGTCCATTTTTGTAAACACCTCACAAATTTTCACATTCCTGCAGAGCAGACatgctaaaaacaaaacatataccTGGATGCACAGTAGTAGGGCTGGCCCCAaaacaatatcacaatatttcagggtatttttgtgataacgatattcttgacgatattaccaaatactgaaaaatatatagaaaatatgatttctagtctatacataaataaaaaacgaaaaTCAATCATCTAAAATGTGGTGAAATTGCAAGTCTCAACATTTgccaaatacactttttttatttttttacttttgtctcGAGTATTAgcacataattaaaaataaccatcCACGGGTCCGGGAGCATCTCAGGTGTTAAATATATGTGTGCAATATCCTGGTAATACATTGTttcttgacaaaaaatatatttacatgtaaGGAATGTAGGGCTGAAACAACCTATTGTTcaactgcttttttaaattttattttcctAAGCCAAAatggcaaacaaaaaaaaaacacaccttgTGAATATCTGATATTGAATCTTTGGCTTTTAGCCTGAAATTTAAAAGGTCAACTTCAGCTTTGGGAAATTGTTATGGGCATTTCcattattttctgacaaattGAAACAGCCCTACATCAATGTCCTATCATGAAGCCACTATTGTACATAAGGAAATTATTAATTTGGCATTAGACataaggaaaaaaacaccaatgagAAACATTTCAGAGGATTTATTGTATCATATGccggaaaaaaagagacaaatttcAGATGTGTCAGTATGTCTATAAAGAAGTATCATAAACATTATTATCGTGGAAGTATAATAGCAAGAACACATTTGGATAACATTACTTTAAGGGCATACACACAAAGCAGTACAATAGGATTACATGAAACGTGAACCATCACTTGTCATGTGAAGGCCTGCGAATGGGTCTAAATAGGTTATATGGATTACCACATCCTTTAAACACACAATCATCCTTTATAAACTGGtagtatatatattgtatatctatatatacttGATTGATATTTTCTCTTTCCCGAAAAGGAAATGACCTCTACGtcccttttaaggttaaaagaaTTACGGGCATGTATTTTACAGCATTGTAGAGGTAATAACACTGatgtaaaaactgaaagtctctGTATGAAAGTATAAAAATTTACCTTCACAGTCAACTACCAATTTTATCAACAAGGAGACCATAAATTGCTATGGCCAAGATTGTATTTGTAGGGAAGAGCAGGAGGTGATAAAACATCAATGAAGAGAAACACTTTGACTCTCTTCCTATCATAAAACCATCAGTGTGATGGACTGAAACACACTTTATTGCAGCCTTTACATGCACTTCCTACCCAGACAGGACAGCTAagcaaaaggaaaacaaatcaaacaaggcagaaagaaaaaagacaaactaaaaaaataaaacaaaattatagtCTCCAGTATACTGTGTCACCATATCGTTTGTCCCGCCCGTCACAAACCATCGTTCAGGCACAGTCAAGTGTTCCAAAGTTCTGGTATCACCATAGTATTGCTTTTATCCTTTGACTCTCTGTCCTCAATTTCTTGAATTTATTTTACTTCCCCCACCCCAACCTGCCTCCTGTGATCACCTCTAAGAGTTGAGGTGCTCCACTTGAATGGAGGATGCCGACACAGTGAGACAGAGGTCCTTGTGAGAAGCAATGTCACCCACAGTGACAGGTTTGTACTGGATGTCACTGGCAGACACTGTCTTAAACTGGTGCAGGTCAAAGGGACAGGCGATGGTTTCTGTCTGGGCGTAATTGCTCTGTCCCTGCTGGTTGCTCGCTCCTCCGCTCCCGCCTCGGCCCGATCCTCCATCTGCGCTCTCTACCCGGCTCTGAGCTCCAGCCTGAGCCTGGCTttggttctggttctgttgtGCCGCCTGTGCTGCTGGTGAAGTCAGCTGATCTGGGTTGTGTTTCTCCATGTGTTTCACCAGATACGTCTCCTGAGATGAGGGGAGGATAGGTAGAGGGGAGACAGTGGACACATGACTACACTGTGTAAAATAGCTGCCAGGCGTCTGTTGCCAGTGCGGCGAATCATAGTGTTTCATGTAGAAATGCTCTTCAGAAATGGACATTTGTCTTACTGAGGTATAAGTGCGATTGCAGAGACCACATGAGTAGATCCTTGCGTgcttgactgtgtgtgtggacatgtgCACCTCGAGGCTCGCTGAATCTACGTATCCTTTATTGCAGTTGGTGCACTTGTAGGGCTTGTCCTTGTTGTGTTGACGTCGGTGGGACTGAGAAGACATGGTTATTGAAAAACCCCAAAAGTTTAACAGGTAATAACCAACATATTACATGCACTCTCTGTACCAGAGAAAAACTCTTTCATACCTGTAAATTTGAGAGTTGCGTAAAGGATTTCTCACAGCCTGGGTGGATGCACTTGTACGGCCGATCTCCGGTGTGAAtcctgaataaaaaaacatggacaAACACATACAGACATACTGTATACATACACAGACTCCTATCACTTTCATGGTGATCTAACCTGACCGCAGAAAGACACAGAGGCACTTGAGAAACCCAAGACCAGTGACTCATTTACCTGTTGTGCTGCTGAAGATGACTGAGCTGTCTGAAGCACTTTTGGCAGAAGGCGCAGGTGTAGGGTTTCACTCCCGTGTGGATACGGACATGTTGGGCCAGGTAGCTGGAGTTGGCAAATGACTTGGTACAATGGGGACACTTATGAGGCTTTGACTCTGTGTGGTTCCTGATGAAGGCAGACAgaagggggagagagaaagaaacaggaTTGTAAAAGTAGACTGaggaaagaaacaaacacataatACTGTATTGCAAAGTGATTCCCTAAATTTATCAAAACCTGCCAGGAAGGCAACTCCAGACAAGTCAAAAGACTGGAAAAATTAAAGATTTGGCAACTGTTAACAAAAACACTTTCACTTTGGCCACGTTCACAACAGATCCGGCGGTGCAGTGATCAGCTACAGGGTTGTGCAGTTTTGGCGAGTGTCACCCCTAATAGCCGCTATAGTcgaatacccagaatgaggcgggtctcacttggcgaaacgcccctaatttgaatgtgagccttCCCGAGCGGCTGTTTGACTGGCcttttttggccctgtcaaagagcagggccatttttctcccctgaaaaagccTGTTTTCTGATTGGAGAGAATggtaagcgggatgtgacgtagtactcgacgccacaacaacacgcaccctTTTTAAAAGCTGGCaaagtagcgagtagtcacaagcgacaagaaacataagcccctttcatagtgcggtcccgcaaatgtcccgctatattgcttgAAAGATCTGTGGCGGCTCTTCGCCTTAGGGCATTGATAGTGATCCTGTGAAGgcgtgatattctgccctttcatagccGATCCGGCACCGCGGAACGACATGcccagtagcacagtgctaataggctaaacagttagctctgtagcagtacagcatgtatgtgctgcagtagcaatgtgttcacttagcaacaagtttacaacaagcatcggacactgtgcacagttagcgatgctggttaatttatgatcagcagcggtcattttgtgtacagttagcgacaGCGTTTTTATAATCCAGACATTTCCAAAGGCACTTGAAGGCAGCCAAGTTCATTTCACAGCAGCtagacaagaaaagacagagtTGTGCTGGAGCTCGTTGCAGGAAGCACACAGTTTCGTTTTTTCTCAGATGAACAGGATTACTTGTGTTTTTGCTGCACTGCCTGATCtggtctgaacgcggccttattattcatttattccttTAAATTCACATGTTATCACAACATCACACATCCAAATGCAAGCAAAAGAGTGAATAGTTTTCTCTGTCCTTTTACATATATCCTTGTGCCCTGTATGATTTGGATTTAAACAGAAGAacatataatattatatgtAATCATTGTAATTTGAAGGTTTCGAAAAAATGCATCCATTTAGATCAAATTTCCTCCAGAAATGACTGTAAGTTTATTTGATGACAGCCAAAAAGAACAGCAACACATGACTACAAATTAAGCAGAGGGCAGGAAAGCAGAGCAGAATAATGGTTTTTCTATCTGTCGCACATTGCCATTCAATGGAGAATGTAAGAAAAAGCGCTGATAAGGAAGTATACCAAACAATAACACAATGGGTTGTATGGGGAAGCACAATGGACGCAAGGTCTGCTTTAATTTCAAGatgttttttctaaatgtgtgtgtttctgttgaagCACTGGCAGGAGAAATGACAGAACATGCAGACAAAAGAAACATGTAAAGTgggaaaacacaatgaaaatgcaAAGCAAACAAATACAGAGAGAAGCAAGCGTGtgcacacaaaaatgaaaaaaaaaagaggtaaaaatgcttcataaaaaaaatcattatatcTATTAATATAACAGAGATCCATGCATTGCAAATGGCCATTCTGATTTACTGTATAACTTATGGAAAATATTCTTAAGTCGTTATTTGAATTCTAATTTCCTGAAAAGGTCACTTCTGGATGGAACTGGTAGCATAAGAGCCAACTTTTACATGGCAGAGAAATATGCTTCTGCACACCACTCCAACGTCTTCcccaggaggaggaagacgatCGGAGTCTGGGCTTTGAAAAGGGGACTTGGCAGGACAAGTTAAGAGGACAGGGGAATATGGTACGTGCTCAGTAACAGGGGAGGAGGGGTCTGCAGTACCGTGTGTGCTGCTGTAAATGACTGAGCTGCCTGAAAGATTTCTGGCAGTAGGAGCAGGTGTAAGGCTTGGCCCCGCTGTGGATGCGGATGTGCTGGGCCAGGTAGCTGGAGTTGGCGAATGACTTGGCGCAGTGAGGACACTTGTGAGGTTTGGCCTCTGTGTGCGACTTGGAGTGGATCTGCATGTCAGACTTACTGAGGAAGGTCGCCGCACACATCCGGCACCTACAGGCGGAGAGACACAGAAATGGGAGGGCAGGATGGAAGAACAAGAAGGAAGGAGAGGGACAGAAGAAGATGATGgagaaaggggggaaaaaaggacataaaaaggTGGAGACAGAGGAATGAAGCATTGacccacagaaaaaaaaacaagatgacagaaaatgaaactcacaataaaaaggaaaatgaataATATAAGATAAATTAATGACAGATAGAAGGGGGAGGGGTAAACACAGGGAAAGATGCCAAGGGAGAAATCAGTGAAAACTGACAGGGAAAGGTACGCAGATACTATAAAAAGTGAAAGAGCAGGACACAAGCGTGTTTGAGAGTTTACAACTCAAAGAGCATGCTATATAAAGACAAAGAGGAAAGGTTGCCATTCATGTCCAGACCGCAGAGAGAGTCTATGAAGCACTGATGTATTTGTATCTCAAATACATTAAGAGAAGGAATCAACCGTCCACTATAAAGCAGGCATGTTCTGCCACAACATGCAGTGAAGTGTGTTTAGAagaggtgtatgtgtgtgtgtgtggcagatcAGCAGCGCGTAGTTTATCTATGAAAGCTCAACATCTCTATCTTGATTTTGAGAGGACACAGAGGAACAGGTGTGTTTGCATTCCACAGCTACAGCGAGGAGAAATGGGGAGACACGGCAGgtgctgttgtgttgtttggCAGCGTACCTGTATGTCTTAGTGCTGTCTTTGGGGCCGTGGTCTTCCTCTTCGTTTGACAGTTCATATGGGTCTCCAGGATGATGCACAGATGCCAGCTGTCAAAGACAAAAGTCAAAGCTATTTGGTCAACCTTTTATGATCCGTTTTATTATTAGATTTCCCTTTCTACATCTGTACTTTCTTACCTGGCCGCCAGCTGTCAGATGAGCCAGTATCAGAGTTTCATTTGTTGGTCCGCCCACAGGTCCCACCCTGGCCAGCGTTGTCGCCTTTTTCTTTCTGCCTCGTTTGGAGGGTGTTGGCATCACGACCACATGGGGCGGCCCGTCCCCTTCTTTTTTGTCTACTACACCATCATCAACAGCAGCAGGTTAAGAGAAGCTTGTctgtaaattaacagttttcTACATCTGGCAGTAAGCTGTCatcaaaccaaaaataaaaatatgctaCAGGAACTGACTTGAATGATTGAGGACATCATGTTGAAAAATGTGGCTTTTTCTTACTTAACAGTTAAGTATGAACAATTTtggataaataaaaaagcagacATGTCCCAATATTTTATAAGAAATCTGTGACAGCATCTCCTGCATGGggaagatgttttttctttcatttttatttattctctttcaCTTCAAGGCGAAGAACCATACGATTCTGACAACGCCTTAAGAGAAATTAAATCATTAGCTGCTCATTTTCTGGTTTTATTGCTTTCTAACTCCTGAGAGCAATCTGTGCTTTAAAGAGAAGTGCTCAATTGGGTTCATAACTCAGAGATATCATTAAGATCAAACCGAAcaaaatctacatttattttctttctcaaaGCAAAGTGAGgacactcacagacacaaacacgtCGGATAATGTTCCAAATCACTAAAAGAAGAATGTGATGTCGACTTAAgatgcaatttatttttcattccgCTGATTGAAAAGGTTAGTCCCACATAAGCAAATATGTATTCCtacaaaacacagtaaacactGACATTTGTGAAAATGCTACTTTCAGTCAGGATATGGCCATTAGTGATGCTATAATATAGTGTTGACAGTTTACATTCTTAAAAGTAGTCGAGGCGTCACATGCATATgagggcatttttttttttcccacacctGCCTTGGTTAGCTCATTTGAATCGAGCCCTCGAGTGTTTAGTTTAGCACTTGGCGTGTTTCGTTTGGGCAGGTGGGAACATAGCAGTTGCAGTTGTGTGCAGACACAAACAACCGAACTAAATTAACTGAAAAGCGAATTTGTAACCTGACAGGGAACACCTCGTCAAGCTGGCCTCAGTCTGGTTATAAACAAACTATAGTATGCTTCAGTTTGGTTTGCTTGTTGAGAACATAAACTGATGTCAATTCGACCCAACTACCAGCTGTACTCtgttcattacataccgtcgttatgcactttatgtgttttttatgcacactgttcattgcaccttatttgtttcatagcaccaacatttttatactgcatattcatatttattctgcactggaattctactccttaatacatactccttctttagacactttatttgtatttttacattacattttattgtatttttatattttattgcttgaagtatgcctaggttgttctttttatttaattatttaattgtgttgttattgtctctgtgtgtaatgctgttgctacactgtaatttcccagcttgggataaataaagtacatctatctatctatctatctatctatctatctatctttctactCTGCCGCAAGTTTGAGTTAAACAGTTCCTGTAGCCAGGCGTACTTTGCATACTCTTGCAGCTCATGCAGTAGTAATAAATGCTGGCTGGAGAGCAATGGTTCTCTCACAGAAATATGCACTCATCCAGAGCTTTTTcctgtatttcattttttaatcccACCCCTGACACATCTGATCAATAAACAGAGTGAACATTTTTTatgatgtacaggtgcatctcaatacttTAGAATATGAtcgaaaagtcaatttccagtaatTCAAGTtcaatagccccaaccaagtattgagtcatagagatggacatacttttcagaggccaacatttccatattaaacatactttttaaaattggtattttgcaatattaaatgttttgagacactgaattttaggtcttcatttaatgtaagctttaatcaatataattagaagaaatttaataaattaagatgtgaaatgtttcattctgtgtgtactggatctatataatgtgttatttccactttttgaattttattactgacataaatgaacttttctatgatattctaatttattgagatttaCCTGTATGTAGTGATGCATTTTGgtttatttgggtttttttctgtgtaaaaaGAAACCAAACCATGGGGAACAAACTCATGAACTGAATCAGACCGGGGCCAAACAAACTACAGGTGTCACATGCCTTAAAGAAACGTTGATGTTTAAATTGACTTACTTCAATTTAATAAGAGAAGACAGAGGAAGAAATCCTGAGTTGACTTAGACTTATGATTTTGTTGACAAATAGAGCTCATAGGTTTTTGAGCAAAAAGTCAAATTTCTAATCGACTAAAGCAATCTTATTCAAGCATTATATTTTAGGTCCATGTGCTACATACATCACATGAtttgtgtgtcattgtgtgtgttttacctgcTGAATGGAGTGCTGAAACAATCATGGTTGCTGCTGGATGACCAGAGACAAACGACTGAGAGGAGGTGGGAGACACTAGAGTTCCCTGAGGAGTTGTGATGACCAGACCCGCTTCATAGAAAGTGACGAAGgagacaaaataaatgaataaaccacACATAAATCACACATTAGAATAGATCCAAAGATCCAAGAAAACAAAGTGTATCCTTGTGGAAGGTGCTCTCCCCATGATTACAGTCTGTCCTTGAGGTTCAGTGTTTCTCTAGAATTCCCTGGTattctgttttaaaaatgtaaagctGGAAGTGTTGAGACAAAAGAGTGTGACAGCAAAGCAATACTGTTACATTATTTGAAAGAAAGCCCTAAGGTTGTTGTGCAAATGAAGACTCACAGGTGTTCATTTTACCCACAGTTGCTCAACTGGCAATGTGTGCTCTTAGCCCAGAGAGCTGCTTAGAGGTAACTAGAATTTTAATTTGTTCTCATGAACGAAATAATTTAATGCATCGCTGTTTTTTTATGGTTCAAGATTTAAAACTTAATCCGTCCTAAACCTTCAATGTTTTAGGTTGTACTTTGATCATCATGTCCTGTATTGTGGATGTATTAGTGTCAAGCTGAGAGAGATCCAGAGGCTTCTGCACGCCGAGATAGACTCACCTGCTGTCATGATGCCTGTGGAGGGGACGGACAGCATGTTCTGGGTGCTGTGAGCAGGGTGGAGGTGTGCCCCACTACCAGCCTGCCCACCTCCATCTGTCTTTGCCCCAGGAGTTGGGATGGTGAGAAGAGCTGTTTGGTAGTGGGACGAAGAAGAGAAGGAAGCATTCTTTTCCTGTTGCTCTTTCACCTTGTTCAGGTACATGGCACTTTCAATCTGTCAGGAGAGAGGACATTTTTACTAAGCAGACTAGACTCTCAGAAGAGGCTTCTTCTTCATGTAAATCCTGAAGAAACGACATATTATTTTGCCTAGACTCACCTGTCCTGGTACAGTGGGGATGGGAGACCAGAAATACGATGAATTAAAATGTGCGTCTTCCATTATTTCTGCAATGACACACAAGCAGCAACAGTTAATTACAGTATGAAGTATGAAGTATTACAACTAATTACTTTTCAGTCATAAGTAGGTCTTAAACATAATGCAAAAACATAACCAACAGCGCAAGGCACGatccaactttatttatattaccCTTATGTAAACTAAAGTGCTAAAAACATCCCACACCCTTAACCACAACATTTACAAAGAAGTGTAACCTGTTATATCATTCCCAACTTGATTGACATGGCCTTGGTTATGATTTCTTTAGTGTTCATCTTTCAGGAGGATTTTACTGGGAATCatccacagaggtctcctcctctcggAAACACACAGAGGAGCTGATTATAACCGGTTaaaacattggataaagcagTTTACCTTTAAAAATCAATGTTCTGAATCTGAAGCTATTTAGGTGAAAAATTACATCCTGCAGGAGCTGCCAGCTAAGCTTCAGCTTGGCttttttctctgataacttaagatccagacatccgatgactaaaatccttcaccCGGTCAAAATATATAGGGAGAAACAAccacaatctaaaaaaaagtacatcatAAAAATGGGGCTTGAAACTGGATTAAAAAGTCCATTAATAGCAGGTTCTGGCAGACAACAGCACCACTGATGCATGTGCAAAGTGTTAATGGCTACTAAATTAAACGCACCATTTGCTtaattaaaattacagatttaactgggtttgaaaattgttggaacatttgggataatgtaagtacacaaGTCAACACAATATATAACATAGGTTTAGTCATTTGTTattaatgcagaaatattcagaaAAGTATACCTGTCAGGCCTATAACGTGTCATGATGCTGATTAAACTGACAGTTAATATTCCCAGacagaattacagtaaaatgataatggctgaattccatttagctgaTTCATTTTCATGCTCCTGatattgtgcatgctggctcactgtttttcttctataaaatgccaaaatatCTTACCAGAAACTAATTGCCACACAGTGAAGCTGGGGTTGTGTTGTTGTGGGCCCCTGGAGGTGCGGGGCTCTTGGGGCAGTTGCTCACTTTGCCTGGGTGGTCATGCACTCCTGCAGGATCCTACTGGCAAACCtccaatcaaaacaaataaacaagtaaacatAAAAGTGTAGACTGAACGACCTGAGGGATTATAAAGGTGTAATAACTGATTAATTAAGAGGAGGCGCGGTGGGAAGAGAGCCATCCATGtggtttgaaaaacaaaaataacatgcTGATCTCTGAGATTAAGATAGCCTTTGGATTGGCAAATTCGTAAGCCTACATGTTCCTACTTACATCgattaaataatgtaatgttGAACTTTAGTGGACTTCAACAGTAATATGtggatttaatgtgtttttagcaCCAACATACAATAACTGATCTCAATTTTGTAGTAGGCTATTTACAGCATATTCAGCCTTTTAGCTAGAAGTTGGCTCAACAGACCCACATCACGCTGAATAGACTACAATAACAGCAAACCTAAACCTAAGTTTGATGCAGAGCCACTCTTAGATAAATGCACTGTTTACAATAAGCCGTAGCTCAACAGAAGGACTCCATTTCGGCTCCTTGCATCTTGTAGTTAATCAGGCCCGACGTGCTGATTAACATACAGTTAGCTCGCAGACaacacagtgtgtatgtggtgccctcctgcagctgcttgggaaaaaaataacaagcaaagcaaaaaaaaaaaaccaaaggataaaaaaaaactgtagcgAAGGAAAAAAACCAATAGACCATCCTCACAGACTTCCGGCTGTGGACGGGTGGAGAGGAGGCAGCAGAGTCATGCAAATCTACCAAAAATTACTACCGACTGCATGGAGAATAGTGGCGTTTACCGGCGGCGACGAGTCCGTCTCCCTCCGCGGAACTCCCGGAGCTCGGGACAATTTGGACACAGTTTCCAAATCTGTCCAAATTCCTGCAAACCAGTGAAGTTTTTTTGCCTcttcgctttttttttttttttttttttttttagttttttttccctccggTGAAGCAGCTGCCTCGCTTCACTTCCTCCGGATAAAGTCGTCAGAcaaaaggagtgtgtgtgttgacgtCACTTCCTGTAACTGAGGGgcagttaattaaaataaatccttAAAATTGAACATGTTCTCTGCccgctgttttttatttatctttactACATcagttaaattataaataaatagggaTTTTGACCACAtctgtctattttatttttttgcttttacttttttatatttgagctttttttttttttttttttttttttaactttattgaagcaacatggtgcaatacaagacaatacaccaaTAAAACGCCGTCAGggggtttcaacaatacagaCACAGGCAAGCcctcatacaaaaacattgtaaagtgtacataaattccaagtttttatagctttcatgttggtagatttctAAACAGACTCAATAtattctttgttttcatttttaaagataAGAAAGATAGGTTTTTGATTAACGTAacgacatttatggatatgcaatttggctaactgtatcaTAAGATTGatgattattgtttttcttgatgatatagtattttttttcttttgcaaaaggaaagtcagtgaaaccaaagcacagggacaaatTAGGTTAAATCGAAAAATaaatcaggttacaaatatcttcccataatttagttgGGAAAGGGCAAGAacaaaataagtgaaaaataTCTTCAGTGTGTTATATTTGAGCTTCAAGTTGTACGCGCAGCAGCCAGTATGCTGCGTTCATGTGCTCTCAGAAGTAAGAGTGCTGTAAATGTCAGGGTCATGAGAATTTTACAAATATAATTAGTTCCCCAAAATTACAATTCATGGAACGTAATTACGTATATtaacttaagtactgtactaaagtacaatttagcatacttatactttacttgagtatttacaatttttttgcCACGTTACTTCAAgaccactacattttagaggaaaTTTTGTTTACATTATTACATAAAACCAATATTATATAAACAAATTATATGCTTAGAATATACAATACAGTTCTATTACAATAGCCTCCGAAGTATCTAGAATTAGCTCCACAttgacaaacataaaaaaatgctcttaaaatagaatattttattttaaagagaggaaacaaaaaaatagttaatacataataatagaaacagaattataataataggtAAACTACTAACTTTAAAATGCATTGGATTCATATGATGCTTACTCATGTGCCCTGAAATCACTAATTTGCACCTTAAAATGGCTTCCTTCAGACTCTCAAATGAATCTTAATTCTGTTAGTCCTTATCCCCCTCACACATAAACCCAGGGGTCCATGCAGGGCTGGATACCCCCGCCAGGGAGCCCCAGATCTCCCAGACCATTTTAGTTTTGGCCTTTGGGTccctgaggctctggagcccCAGGGTTGTTTCCCCCAATGGTAATCCAGCCTTAAATCTGAGGGATTAGACGGAGGGGCCCCGGAGACAGAGCCAGTAAGAGAATAGTTTCCATTCCTTTGGCTTGTGATACCTTGATACTGATGACTAGATCTGCAATTATTACTCAGTTTATTgatatattgatacattttatt contains:
- the znf384b gene encoding zinc finger protein 384b isoform X2 encodes the protein MEDAHFNSSYFWSPIPTVPGQIESAMYLNKVKEQQEKNASFSSSSHYQTALLTIPTPGAKTDGGGQAGSGAHLHPAHSTQNMLSVPSTGIMTAAGLVITTPQGTLVSPTSSQSFVSGHPAATMIVSALHSAVDKKEGDGPPHVVVMPTPSKRGRKKKATTLARVGPVGGPTNETLILAHLTAGGQLASVHHPGDPYELSNEEEDHGPKDSTKTYRNHTESKPHKCPHCTKSFANSSYLAQHVRIHTGVKPYTCAFCQKCFRQLSHLQQHNRIHTGDRPYKCIHPGCEKSFTQLSNLQSHRRQHNKDKPYKCTNCNKGYVDSASLEVHMSTHTVKHARIYSCGLCNRTYTSETYLVKHMEKHNPDQLTSPAAQAAQQNQNQSQAQAGAQSRVESADGGSGRGGSGGASNQQGQSNYAQTETIACPFDLHQFKTVSASDIQYKPVTVGDIASHKDLCLTVSASSIQVEHLNS
- the znf384b gene encoding zinc finger protein 384b isoform X1, which translates into the protein MEDAHFNSSYFWSPIPTVPGQIESAMYLNKVKEQQEKNASFSSSSHYQTALLTIPTPGAKTDGGGQAGSGAHLHPAHSTQNMLSVPSTGIMTAAGLVITTPQGTLVSPTSSQSFVSGHPAATMIVSALHSAVDKKEGDGPPHVVVMPTPSKRGRKKKATTLARVGPVGGPTNETLILAHLTAGGQLASVHHPGDPYELSNEEEDHGPKDSTKTYRCRMCAATFLSKSDMQIHSKSHTEAKPHKCPHCAKSFANSSYLAQHIRIHSGAKPYTCSYCQKSFRQLSHLQQHTRNHTESKPHKCPHCTKSFANSSYLAQHVRIHTGVKPYTCAFCQKCFRQLSHLQQHNRIHTGDRPYKCIHPGCEKSFTQLSNLQSHRRQHNKDKPYKCTNCNKGYVDSASLEVHMSTHTVKHARIYSCGLCNRTYTSETYLVKHMEKHNPDQLTSPAAQAAQQNQNQSQAQAGAQSRVESADGGSGRGGSGGASNQQGQSNYAQTETIACPFDLHQFKTVSASDIQYKPVTVGDIASHKDLCLTVSASSIQVEHLNS